TACATCGTTCCGGGCTTTGTCTGCATGCATGCGCATGGCGGAGGAGGACGCGATTTCACGGAATGTACCGAAAACGCTTTCCGCACGGCTGCAAACGCCCATTTGCGACATGGAGCCACGAGCATCTTCCCTACTCTGTCTTCTTCTCCTTTCAGCAAGCTGCATCAAGCCGCCGAAGTGTGCGAGAGGCTAATGGAAGAACCTGCAAGCCCCATTCTCGGACTGCATCTCGAAGGTCCGTATCTCAATCCCAAAATGGCAGGTGAACAATTTGCAGGTCAAGTGAAAGAAATTGATGAAAAAGAATACAAGGAACTCGCTGAAAGCACTCATTGCATCCGCCGTTGGGATGCATCACCCGAACTTCCGGGAGCGCTGGACTTTGCCCGTTACCTTCGCGACCGGGGGATACTGGTTGCCATATCGCATACCGAAGCCGAATATGACGGTATCAAAAAGGCATATGAAGCCGGATTCACTCATGCCGCACACTTCTACAACGCTATGCCGGGATTCCACAAGCGCCGCGAATACAAATATGAAGGTACAGTAGAGAGTGTTTATCTAACCGACGGCATGACCATTGAACTCATTGCCGACGGCATCCATCTGCCCTCTACCATCCTGCGGCTTGCTTATAAGTTGAAAGGCACTGATCATACTTGTCTCGTAACCGATGCACTCTCCAGTACTGCAACCGATGGAAAAAACTTCAGTGACCCGCGCTATATCATCGAAAACGGTGTATGCAAACTTGCCGACCGTTCTGCACTGGCAGGTAGTATCGCCACCAGCGATGTACTTGTCCGAACTATGGTAAAAGCCGGAATCCCTTTGGGAGATGCGTTGCGTATGGCCTCCGAAACCCCTGCCCGCATCATGGGAGTATTCGAGCGCAAAGGGTCACTCCAGAAAGACAAGGATGCCGACATCCTTGTCATGGACAAGGAACTGAACATTCGTGCCGTATGGCAACAGGGAACACTGATAGAGGATTCTCTAAAAAAAGCACAATAAAAAACATTATGCAGGATGATAATGTTATTATAATACATAATTTTGTGACGTATTAAGTGAAACAAATTAACAAGTAAAAGTATGAAAATGAAAATTACAGCATTATTGTTATGCGGTACTATACTGCTGGGCAGTTGTAGTACAATGAACAATACCACGAAAGGTGGAGTGATTGGTGGTGGTTCGGGCGCAGCGGCCGGAGCCATAATTGGAGGATTGATAGGCAAAGGCAAAGGTGCGGCCATCGGTGCGGCCATCGGTGCAGCCGTAGGCACAGGTGCAGGTGCAGCCATTGGTCATAAAATGGACAAAAAAGCTGCCGAAGCTGCCAAGATTGAAGGCGCACAGGTAGAGCAAATCACTGACAGCAACGGATTGCCCGCAGTGAAAGTCTCTTTTGCGGCAGGTATCCTCTTTGGCTTCAATTCCGCAGCACTCAGCAATGATGCCAAGGCTTCTCTGCGTGACCTTGCACAGATTTTGAAAGATGATTCTACAACAGACATTGCCATCATCGGTCATACTGATAAGGTGGGAACCTATGAAGCCAATATGAAGGTTTCAAAGAATCGCGCTTATTCCGTAGAGAATTATTTGCAGGATTGCGGTGTTTCTCCTGCACAATTTAAGAAAGTGGAAGGTGTAGGATATGCCCAATATGATGAAAGCAAGACAGCAGACCAAAACCGTCGGGTAGAAGTCTATATGTACGCCAGCGAGCAGATGATAAAGAATGCAGAAGCTGGCAAATAATCCCATTAAAGCTTAACGAAGCAGATGCTCCTTTTCGGGTAAACGCATGGTCTGTTCGAGTGCAACGGATCATGCGTTTCCTCCAAACAGACCATCTGTTTCTTTCATATACACATATCACTGACAATGAAACTTCCCAAGTCCTTACGATACTTACGCAATCTGATACTTTTCTTTTTTATCTCCACTATCATGATGGTAGTGGCTTATTGCTTTCTGCCGGTTTATGTCACTCCGCTGATGCTCATCCGGAGCGTACAACAAATCTTCAAAGGAGAAAATCCCGTATGGCATCACACTTGGGTGTCTTTTGATAAGATTTCCCCCCATTTGCCAATGGCGGTCATCGCTTCAGAAGACAACCGT
Above is a window of Bacteroides helcogenes P 36-108 DNA encoding:
- the nagA gene encoding N-acetylglucosamine-6-phosphate deacetylase; this encodes MLTQIINGRIFTPEGWLNEGSVLMRNGKILEVTNCDLALIGAQMIDAKGMYIVPGFVCMHAHGGGGRDFTECTENAFRTAANAHLRHGATSIFPTLSSSPFSKLHQAAEVCERLMEEPASPILGLHLEGPYLNPKMAGEQFAGQVKEIDEKEYKELAESTHCIRRWDASPELPGALDFARYLRDRGILVAISHTEAEYDGIKKAYEAGFTHAAHFYNAMPGFHKRREYKYEGTVESVYLTDGMTIELIADGIHLPSTILRLAYKLKGTDHTCLVTDALSSTATDGKNFSDPRYIIENGVCKLADRSALAGSIATSDVLVRTMVKAGIPLGDALRMASETPARIMGVFERKGSLQKDKDADILVMDKELNIRAVWQQGTLIEDSLKKAQ
- a CDS encoding OmpA family protein translates to MKMKITALLLCGTILLGSCSTMNNTTKGGVIGGGSGAAAGAIIGGLIGKGKGAAIGAAIGAAVGTGAGAAIGHKMDKKAAEAAKIEGAQVEQITDSNGLPAVKVSFAAGILFGFNSAALSNDAKASLRDLAQILKDDSTTDIAIIGHTDKVGTYEANMKVSKNRAYSVENYLQDCGVSPAQFKKVEGVGYAQYDESKTADQNRRVEVYMYASEQMIKNAEAGK